The Euphorbia lathyris chromosome 8, ddEupLath1.1, whole genome shotgun sequence genome has a window encoding:
- the LOC136203698 gene encoding uncharacterized protein isoform X1 has protein sequence MVVLRSREVIQTQSIPKPLTEQSTPEPITPARISEPSMQSPTASLTLNIDHMASDSVSNSQSNRRRSLRLASKLVTGDGCVQNGSSKRKKTVSSRSEEERNSDSNLKDNEDGSGVAGNSSGILGLRSGKRIVSIEEEVKNQSPNGSNNAEGSDRYSRDDRGKGKLVTGDDCVQNGSSKRKKTVSSWSEEERNSDSNLKDNEDGSGVASNSSGILGLRSGKRIVSVEKEVKNQSPNGSNNAEGSDRYSKDDKGKGKLVNDDSKSNTGEVTQLELESQLQDLRSKLQGLVDSFKDALESGNLASNSNSGKSETRMERFREIARKSASRFAHFEPQEQQEENVPRVDVETPSEEVREKVEDWPGPFSTAMKIIRDRANKLNSQQGHSTSKEPKPVPITWIPRKTRCSNLSRAHVPSLLDLCMKILVKNVDAVSSLDHVPDALRHRICQLLCDCWGMNSCFLELLVRGSPTEIRIKDCSWLTEEEFTKCFGACDTSNLSRLHIIRLSLLCDQVLQLDQCGRCIADYILPATLARSSRSMPALIALSLSGACRLTDIGLGSLLSAAPALKSINLSQCSLLTSFGIGTLAQSLGSHLQELYIDDCQSLDVKLILPALKKLEHLEVLSLAGMQAVRDDFVREFVGVRGHNMKELVLSDCTNLTDSCIKVIAETCPGLRSLDLVNLYKLTDATLGYLANSCQQIQTLKFCRNTFSDEAIAAFLETSGEPLKELSLNNVAEVGNNTALALARRSRNLEKLDLSWCRKLRDEAVGLIVDSCSSLKVLKLFGCGQITNVFLDGHSNEGVEIIGVKLTPVLEHIRVHDMEVFPLRYTS, from the exons ATGGTGGTACTTAGGTCTCGTGAAGTTATTCAAACTCAATCTATTCCCAAACCCCTAACTGAGCAGTCCACTCCCGAGCCCATCACTCCTGCCCGAATCAGCGAACCGTCCATGCAGTCGCCCACGGCCTCGCTTACCCTGAACATTGATCATATGGCTTCCGACTCTGTCTCCAATTCTCAATCCAATAGGAGACGGAGCCTTCGTCTGGCTTCGAAATTGGTTACAGGTGATGGCTGCGTTCAGAATGGGTCTagcaagaggaagaaaaccGTCAGCTCGCGGTCGGAAGAAGAGAGAAATTCTGATTCTAATTTGAAAGATAATGAGGATGGTAGCGGTGTTGCTGGTAATTCTTCGGGGATTTTGGGCTTGAGGTCTGGGAAACGGATTGTTTCTATCGAGGAAGAAGTGAAAAACCAAAGCCCTAATGGCAGCAATAATGCAGAGGGAAGTGATAGATATAGCAGAGACGATAGAGGGAAGGGGAAATTGGTTACAGGTGATGACTGCGTTCAGAATGGCTCTagcaagaggaagaaaaccGTCAGCTCGTGGTCGGAAGAAGAGAGAAATTCTGATTCTAATTTGAAAGATAATGAGGATGGTAGCGGTGTTGCTAGTAATTCTTCGGGGATTTTGGGCTTGAGGTCTGGGAAACGGATTGTTTCTGTCGAGAAAGAAGTGAAAAACCAAAGCCCTAATGGCAGCAATAATGCAGAGGGAAGTGATAGATATAGCAAAGACGATAAAGGGAAGGGGAAATTGGTTAATGATGATTCCAAATCAAATACTGGGGAGGTTACACAATTGGAATTGGAATCCCAATTACAGGACTTAAGGTCAAAGCTTCAGGGCTTAGTTGACAGTTTCAAGGATGCATTGGAGAGTGGAAATCTGGCTAGTAATTCCAACTCAGGCAAGAGTGAAACAAGAATGGAGCGATTTCGAGAAATCGCCAGGAAAAGTGCTTCTCGATTTGCTCACTTTGAGCCTCAAGAGCAACAGGAGGAAAACGTGCCTCGTGTTGATGTAGAAACGCCATCTGAGGAAGTGCGTGAGAAAGTTGAAGACTGGCCAGGTCCTTTCTCAACTGCGATGAAGATTATTAGGGACAGAGCAAACAAGTTAAACTCACAGCAGGGTCACTCCACTTCAAAAGAACCAAAACCTGTTCCAATAACATGGATTCCTAGAAAAACCCGATGCTCTAATCTATCAAGAGCACATGTTCCTTCACTGCTGGATCTTTGCATGAAAATTCTTGTCAAGAATGTTGATGCAGTCTCCTCACTTGATCATGTCCCAGATGCACTGAGGCATAGAATTTGCCAACTACTCTGTGATTGTTGGGGCATGAATAGTTGTTTCTTAGAACTTCTTGTCCGTGGGTCCCCTACTGAAATACGCATTAAGGATTGTTCATGGCTGACGGAGGAAGAGTTCACCAAATGTTTTGGGGCCTGTGACACCAGCAATTTATCG AGATTGCATATAATTCGACTCTCATTATTGTGTGATCAGGTTTTACAACTTGATCAATGTGGTCGCTGCATAGCTGATTATATTTTACCTGCTACCTTAGCTAGGTCATCAAGGAGCATGCCTGCTCTAATTGCTTTATCCCTTAGCGGTGCATGCCGGCTTACAGATATTGGGCTTGGTTCACTTCTTTCTGCTGCTCCTGCACTAAAATCTATAAATCTCAGTCAGTGTTCTCTTCTTACCTCTTTTGGTATTGGTACTTTAGCGCAGTCGCTGGGATCACATCTGCAGGAATTATATATTGATGATTGCCAAAGTCTTGATGTCAAGCTTATTTTGCCTGCATTAAAGAAACTGGAACACCTAGAGGTGCTATCACTGGCTGGAATGCAAGCTGTTCGCGATGATTTCGTGCGAGAGTTTGTTGGTGTACGTGGTCATAACATGAAGGAACTTGTTCTGTCTGATTGCAC GAACTTGACTGATTCTTGCATAAAAGTCATAGCTGAAACTTGCCCTGGCTTACGTTCACTTGACCTTGTTAACCTGTATAAATTGACAGATGCTACTTTGGGATATCTTGCAAATAGTTGCCAGCAAATTCAAACTTTAAAATTCTGTCGCAATACTTTCAG CGATGAAGCTATTGCTGCATTCTTGGAAACCTCTGGGGAGCCTTTGAAAGAACTTTCACTGAATAATGTTGCAGAG GTTGGCAACAATACAGCCCTAGCACTTGCCAGACGATCAAGAAATTTGGAGAAATTGGATTTATCTTGGTGCCGGAAGTTGAGAGATGAGGCTGTGGGTTTGATTGTAGATAGCTGCTCATCACTGAAGGTGCTTAAACTTTTTGGATGTGGTCAG ATCACAAATGTGTTCCTAGACGGTCACTCAAATGAAGGAGTAGAAATCATCGGTGTGAAGCTGACTCCAGTATTGGAACATATTCGGGTGCATGATATGGAAGTATTTCCACTGCGATATACCTCATAG
- the LOC136203698 gene encoding uncharacterized protein isoform X2, whose product MVVLRSREVIQTQSIPKPLTEQSTPEPITPARISEPSMQSPTASLTLNIDHMASDSVSNSQSNRRRSLRLASKLVTGDGCVQNGSSKRKKTVSSRSEEERNSDSNLKDNEDGSGVAGNSSGILGLRSGKRIVSIEEEVKNQSPNGSNNAEGSDRYSRDDRGKGKLVTGDDCVQNGSSKRKKTVSSWSEEERNSDSNLKDNEDGSGVASNSSGILGLRSGKRIVSVEKEVKNQSPNGSNNAEGSDRYSKDDKGKGKLVNDDSKSNTGEVTQLELESQLQDLRSKLQGLVDSFKDALESGNLASNSNSGKSETRMERFREIARKSASRFAHFEPQEQQEENVPRVDVETPSEEVREKVEDWPGPFSTAMKIIRDRANKLNSQQGHSTSKEPKPVPITWIPRKTRCSNLSRAHVPSLLDLCMKILVKNVDAVSSLDHVPDALRHRICQLLCDCWGMNSCFLELLVRGSPTEIRIKDCSWLTEEEFTKCFGACDTSNLSVLQLDQCGRCIADYILPATLARSSRSMPALIALSLSGACRLTDIGLGSLLSAAPALKSINLSQCSLLTSFGIGTLAQSLGSHLQELYIDDCQSLDVKLILPALKKLEHLEVLSLAGMQAVRDDFVREFVGVRGHNMKELVLSDCTNLTDSCIKVIAETCPGLRSLDLVNLYKLTDATLGYLANSCQQIQTLKFCRNTFSDEAIAAFLETSGEPLKELSLNNVAEVGNNTALALARRSRNLEKLDLSWCRKLRDEAVGLIVDSCSSLKVLKLFGCGQITNVFLDGHSNEGVEIIGVKLTPVLEHIRVHDMEVFPLRYTS is encoded by the exons ATGGTGGTACTTAGGTCTCGTGAAGTTATTCAAACTCAATCTATTCCCAAACCCCTAACTGAGCAGTCCACTCCCGAGCCCATCACTCCTGCCCGAATCAGCGAACCGTCCATGCAGTCGCCCACGGCCTCGCTTACCCTGAACATTGATCATATGGCTTCCGACTCTGTCTCCAATTCTCAATCCAATAGGAGACGGAGCCTTCGTCTGGCTTCGAAATTGGTTACAGGTGATGGCTGCGTTCAGAATGGGTCTagcaagaggaagaaaaccGTCAGCTCGCGGTCGGAAGAAGAGAGAAATTCTGATTCTAATTTGAAAGATAATGAGGATGGTAGCGGTGTTGCTGGTAATTCTTCGGGGATTTTGGGCTTGAGGTCTGGGAAACGGATTGTTTCTATCGAGGAAGAAGTGAAAAACCAAAGCCCTAATGGCAGCAATAATGCAGAGGGAAGTGATAGATATAGCAGAGACGATAGAGGGAAGGGGAAATTGGTTACAGGTGATGACTGCGTTCAGAATGGCTCTagcaagaggaagaaaaccGTCAGCTCGTGGTCGGAAGAAGAGAGAAATTCTGATTCTAATTTGAAAGATAATGAGGATGGTAGCGGTGTTGCTAGTAATTCTTCGGGGATTTTGGGCTTGAGGTCTGGGAAACGGATTGTTTCTGTCGAGAAAGAAGTGAAAAACCAAAGCCCTAATGGCAGCAATAATGCAGAGGGAAGTGATAGATATAGCAAAGACGATAAAGGGAAGGGGAAATTGGTTAATGATGATTCCAAATCAAATACTGGGGAGGTTACACAATTGGAATTGGAATCCCAATTACAGGACTTAAGGTCAAAGCTTCAGGGCTTAGTTGACAGTTTCAAGGATGCATTGGAGAGTGGAAATCTGGCTAGTAATTCCAACTCAGGCAAGAGTGAAACAAGAATGGAGCGATTTCGAGAAATCGCCAGGAAAAGTGCTTCTCGATTTGCTCACTTTGAGCCTCAAGAGCAACAGGAGGAAAACGTGCCTCGTGTTGATGTAGAAACGCCATCTGAGGAAGTGCGTGAGAAAGTTGAAGACTGGCCAGGTCCTTTCTCAACTGCGATGAAGATTATTAGGGACAGAGCAAACAAGTTAAACTCACAGCAGGGTCACTCCACTTCAAAAGAACCAAAACCTGTTCCAATAACATGGATTCCTAGAAAAACCCGATGCTCTAATCTATCAAGAGCACATGTTCCTTCACTGCTGGATCTTTGCATGAAAATTCTTGTCAAGAATGTTGATGCAGTCTCCTCACTTGATCATGTCCCAGATGCACTGAGGCATAGAATTTGCCAACTACTCTGTGATTGTTGGGGCATGAATAGTTGTTTCTTAGAACTTCTTGTCCGTGGGTCCCCTACTGAAATACGCATTAAGGATTGTTCATGGCTGACGGAGGAAGAGTTCACCAAATGTTTTGGGGCCTGTGACACCAGCAATTTATCG GTTTTACAACTTGATCAATGTGGTCGCTGCATAGCTGATTATATTTTACCTGCTACCTTAGCTAGGTCATCAAGGAGCATGCCTGCTCTAATTGCTTTATCCCTTAGCGGTGCATGCCGGCTTACAGATATTGGGCTTGGTTCACTTCTTTCTGCTGCTCCTGCACTAAAATCTATAAATCTCAGTCAGTGTTCTCTTCTTACCTCTTTTGGTATTGGTACTTTAGCGCAGTCGCTGGGATCACATCTGCAGGAATTATATATTGATGATTGCCAAAGTCTTGATGTCAAGCTTATTTTGCCTGCATTAAAGAAACTGGAACACCTAGAGGTGCTATCACTGGCTGGAATGCAAGCTGTTCGCGATGATTTCGTGCGAGAGTTTGTTGGTGTACGTGGTCATAACATGAAGGAACTTGTTCTGTCTGATTGCAC GAACTTGACTGATTCTTGCATAAAAGTCATAGCTGAAACTTGCCCTGGCTTACGTTCACTTGACCTTGTTAACCTGTATAAATTGACAGATGCTACTTTGGGATATCTTGCAAATAGTTGCCAGCAAATTCAAACTTTAAAATTCTGTCGCAATACTTTCAG CGATGAAGCTATTGCTGCATTCTTGGAAACCTCTGGGGAGCCTTTGAAAGAACTTTCACTGAATAATGTTGCAGAG GTTGGCAACAATACAGCCCTAGCACTTGCCAGACGATCAAGAAATTTGGAGAAATTGGATTTATCTTGGTGCCGGAAGTTGAGAGATGAGGCTGTGGGTTTGATTGTAGATAGCTGCTCATCACTGAAGGTGCTTAAACTTTTTGGATGTGGTCAG ATCACAAATGTGTTCCTAGACGGTCACTCAAATGAAGGAGTAGAAATCATCGGTGTGAAGCTGACTCCAGTATTGGAACATATTCGGGTGCATGATATGGAAGTATTTCCACTGCGATATACCTCATAG